The genomic DNA AAGTACGCTGATATCGCGCGCATTCCAATGCGGATAATGCTTACGCACTAACGCATTAAATTCGACTTCAAATGCACTAAACTCAGTGTTGGTTTGCTTGTCACCCTGATGACCACTGACGACCATAGCGGCAGCAACAGTGGCATTGGACAAACGATCAATTAAAATCATTCCACCGGTATCACGTACTAAGCTATAGGCATCTAACACAACCGATTCGGTTAAATCTAACTTAACCCGAGCGATGGTATTTAGGCTTAATGTGCTTGCTGCGCTGCGCTCAAGCGTATTGACATCGGTAATGTATTCAATTGCGCTTACCACCGCTTGGGTTTTCTTACCCGCCACTTTCACATCATATAACTGACCGATTTGTAATGGCTTTTCATCCATCCACACTAGGTCCGCTACTATGTGGTTAGCCATTTCTGGCGCGGTCGCCGGGTGAGCCAATAAATCACCACGTGAAATATCAATCTCATCTTCAAGGGTAATGGTGATTGCTTGACCTGCTACGGCTTCGGGTAAATCACCGTCAAAGGTGACAATACGTTCAATTTTACTGCGCTTGCCCGATGGCAATGCGACTAATTCGTCACCCACTTTAATGATGCCTGACGCTAACGTGCCAGAGAAACCACGAAAATCTAAGTTAGGTCGTAATACGTACTGCACCGGAAAACGTACCGGTAGCTCGCTCAGTTCACGCTGTGTATCGATAGTTTCAAGCAGCTCAAGTAATGTGCCACCTTGATACCAATCACATTGAGTACTAGGGTTGACCACGTTATCACCATTTAAGGCCGACAAGGGCACATAGTGAATATCTAAATCACCAAAGTCTTTCACAAAATCAGTAAAATCAGCTTGGATTTGGTCAAACACCGTTTGATCAAAGCCAACCAAGTCCATCTTATTCACGGCTACGACAAAGTGACGTAAACCTAATAATGAGGCAATAAACGCATGGCGTTTAGTTTGGGTTTGCACCCCATAACGCGCATCAACCAAAATGACCGCTAAATCACAGTTTGACGCACCCGTTGCCATGTTACGCGTGTATTGTTCATGGCCAGGGGTATCAGCAATAATAAACTTACGTTTTTCACTGGAAAAATAACGATAAGCCACATCGATAGTAATGCCCTGCTCACGCTCAGCTTGTAAACCATCTACCAATAGCGCAAGGTCAATGGCTTCGCCAGTGGTGCCCATTTTAGCGCTATCACTTTTTAAGCTTGCGAGCTGATCTTCATAAATTTGCGCGCTGTCATGCAATAAACGCCCAATAAGGGTACTTTTACCATCATCGACACTGCCACAGGTTAAAAAACGCAATAAGCCTTTATTTTGTTGTAATGCCAAATATTCTTTTACACCGTGCAGCTGGATCTCTGCGGCCATACGGTCGGTATTCTTTGTTGCTTGGTCCATAATCTTTCTCACTCAAATTCGTTCGCATGCTGGGTCGATAAAACAACCATATTCAATTGCTTAGAAATAGCCTTGACGCTTTTTCTCCTCCATTGAAGCACTTTGGTCTGAATCAATTAAGCGACCTTGACGTTCACTTGAGCGAGTTAACAGCATCTCTTCAATAATTTTTTCTAAGCTATCGGCTTCTGATGGCATCGCCGCCGTTAGTGGATAACAACCTAAGGTTCTAAAACGAACCCGCTCAACCGATTCAACATCGCCGGATTCGATTGGCATACGATCATCATCTTTTAAGATCAGCTGGCCGCCTTTGTTCACCACGGTGCGAGGGGCTGCAAAATATAACGGTACGATTTCGATATTCTCTTGGTAGATATACTGCCAAATATCAAGCTCAGTCCAGTTAGATAATGGGAACACCCGAATGCTTTCGCCTTTATTTACCGCGCCGTTATAGGTGCGCCATAATTCTGGACGTTGGTTTTTAGGATCCCAGCGGTGGTGCTTATCACGGAACGAATACACCCGCTCTTTGGCACGGGATTTTTCTTCATCTCGACGTGCGCCACCAAAAGCGGCATCAAATCCATATTGATTTAAGGCTTGCTTTAGCGCTTGGGTTTTCATGATGTCGGTATGTTTAGCACTACCATGGGTAAATGGACCAACACCTTGTTCAACGCCTTCTTGGTTAGTGTGAGTCAGTAGCTCAAAACCAAATGCTTTAGCTTGCGCATCACGAAAAGCGATCATCTCTTTGAATTTCCACCCCGTATTGACATGCAATAATGGGAATGGAATTTTGCCGGGGTAAAATGCTTTGCGCGCAAGATGCAGCATAACAGATGAGTCTTTACCAATAGAATAAAGCATCACAGGGTTACCAAACTCAGCTGCAACTTCACGGATGATCTGGATGCTCTCTGCTTCCAGTTGTTGTAAATGGCTTAACGAACGGCCTGCCATGATGATTCTCCATTAGCTAATATTGCTGCATCGCAGCGGGTTAAATTAATCGACTACAGCGCTTTAGCGACTGTGTCTAAATCTGTTTTTTGTTGCGCAGTGACGGGATCAAACCAATTCAAGCTCTCCGCTAATTCAACAACTTCACCGATAATCATCAGCGCAGGCATCTGCAAAGCAGGATCTGCGGCTAATTGAGCCAGTTCACCTAACTTACCCATAAACCGCTGTTGTGATGAGGTGGTTGCGTTAGACACGATTGCCACGGGCGTCTCAGCACTACGACCAGCATTGATCAAACCCTCACTGATAATATTGGCGTTTAATATGCCCATATAGACCACTAAGGTATTGTTGGAATTAGCATAACCGTGCCAATCCATAGGGCGACTCGCTAACTGGCAGTGACCTGTAATAAAGGTGACACCTTGAGCATAATCACGATGCGTTAGCGGAATACCAGCATAAGCCGACGTACCGCTGGCGGCGGTAATGCCAGGAACTACTTCAAAAGCAATACCCGCTGCGACTAAGATTTGTAACTCTTCGCCGCCCCTGCCAAAAATAAACGGATCGCCACCTTTTAAGCGCACTACATTTCTACGGGTGAATGCTTTGGTCACCAACAACTGATTAATTTCATCTTGGGCTGCGCTGTGTTTACCTGCGCGCTTACCCACGGCAATTTTTTCAGCATGACTGGGGATTAAATCTAAAATATCTTGGCTGACTAATGCGTCATATAACACTGCATCGGCATTCTTTAGGATGCGATAGGCTTTTAGTGTTAGCAGCTCAACGTCGCCAGGACCTGCGCCGACTAACCACACTTTGCCTTTGGCTTGTTGCCCCGGCATCGATACTAATTCCATCACATTAACCTTAAGATATTTGACCATATACAAATATAGCGTTTTCCATATTCCATATACAATAGTTTATAGTTAGTTTTTATAACTAAATAGCATATAAAGCCGTTTGTTGGTCGTTTACTCCATTTGACAGGCTAATACGGGCTGAATTAAGGGCTAGAATGAAAAAATGTTAACTTAATTCGACAAATCTCTGACAATTGATAACAATGACTCTCGAAAAATACTGTTTCTAAGAATGATATTAAAATTAAACCAATAATTATGCTTATGGATACTGCAATGATAAAAATCACTCAATATGTTGGACTCTCG from Shewanella psychromarinicola includes the following:
- the cysN gene encoding sulfate adenylyltransferase subunit CysN — translated: MDQATKNTDRMAAEIQLHGVKEYLALQQNKGLLRFLTCGSVDDGKSTLIGRLLHDSAQIYEDQLASLKSDSAKMGTTGEAIDLALLVDGLQAEREQGITIDVAYRYFSSEKRKFIIADTPGHEQYTRNMATGASNCDLAVILVDARYGVQTQTKRHAFIASLLGLRHFVVAVNKMDLVGFDQTVFDQIQADFTDFVKDFGDLDIHYVPLSALNGDNVVNPSTQCDWYQGGTLLELLETIDTQRELSELPVRFPVQYVLRPNLDFRGFSGTLASGIIKVGDELVALPSGKRSKIERIVTFDGDLPEAVAGQAITITLEDEIDISRGDLLAHPATAPEMANHIVADLVWMDEKPLQIGQLYDVKVAGKKTQAVVSAIEYITDVNTLERSAASTLSLNTIARVKLDLTESVVLDAYSLVRDTGGMILIDRLSNATVAAAMVVSGHQGDKQTNTEFSAFEVEFNALVRKHYPHWNARDISVLGK
- the cysD gene encoding sulfate adenylyltransferase subunit CysD, producing the protein MAGRSLSHLQQLEAESIQIIREVAAEFGNPVMLYSIGKDSSVMLHLARKAFYPGKIPFPLLHVNTGWKFKEMIAFRDAQAKAFGFELLTHTNQEGVEQGVGPFTHGSAKHTDIMKTQALKQALNQYGFDAAFGGARRDEEKSRAKERVYSFRDKHHRWDPKNQRPELWRTYNGAVNKGESIRVFPLSNWTELDIWQYIYQENIEIVPLYFAAPRTVVNKGGQLILKDDDRMPIESGDVESVERVRFRTLGCYPLTAAMPSEADSLEKIIEEMLLTRSSERQGRLIDSDQSASMEEKKRQGYF
- the cobA gene encoding uroporphyrinogen-III C-methyltransferase translates to MELVSMPGQQAKGKVWLVGAGPGDVELLTLKAYRILKNADAVLYDALVSQDILDLIPSHAEKIAVGKRAGKHSAAQDEINQLLVTKAFTRRNVVRLKGGDPFIFGRGGEELQILVAAGIAFEVVPGITAASGTSAYAGIPLTHRDYAQGVTFITGHCQLASRPMDWHGYANSNNTLVVYMGILNANIISEGLINAGRSAETPVAIVSNATTSSQQRFMGKLGELAQLAADPALQMPALMIIGEVVELAESLNWFDPVTAQQKTDLDTVAKAL